The DNA window TCTGGTTTGCGGATTGGTGGGGGCGGCATTACGGCAAGGTCTCTTTGGCGTTGGCGGCGATTGTGGTTGGGATATATGTGACGGTGTTCCGCGGGGCCGGGGAGGTTTGGCAGACAGCCCGGGATTATATCAGCTTCATCTGCCTGATTGGTTCGCTATTCGTCATCTCGGGTGGAATCCACATCAATGTAAAGGGAGAGGCCACTCCTTTGGTGAATGTGTTTTTTTTGCTGATCGGGGCTTTGGTAGCCAACGCCCTGGGCACAACAGGGGCCTCAATGCTCCTGGTCAGGCCCTGGCTGCGCATGAACAAGTACCGGTTAACGGCTCATCACGTCGTTTTTTTTATTTTTATTGTTTCCAACGTGGGCGGGAGCCTGAGTCCAGTGGGCGATCCGCCGCTCTTTTTGGGCTATCTCAAAGGGGTCCCCTTCGGGTGGGTTGGGTCTCAATGCTGGCCGATGTGGGCTACCGGGGTGGGGATTCTCTTGGCCATGTTCTTCGTCCGGGACACAGCTAATTTCCGCCGCGCGCCCGCCCGGGTGCGTGAAGAAGAAACCGCGCATGAACAATGGCGGTTTCTGGGACTGTCGAACGCGTTATTCCTGGGCCTTGTGATTGGGGCGGTTTTTATCAAGCGGCCTCCCTTTTTGCGAGAGGCGCTCATGGCGGCTGCCGCTGCGGGGTCCTACTTCACCACACGCAAATCGGTGCATGACTCCAATGACTTCAACTTTCATCCCATCAAAGAGGTGGCCCTGCTGTTCGCGGGGATTTTTGGCACGATGATACCGGCTTTGGACTGGCTCCAGGGGCACGCCGGCCAACTGGTTCAGCCGACCTCCGGTCTTTTCTACTGGGGCAGCGGGACCTTATCCAGCGTGTTGGATAACGCCCCCACATATCTCAGTTTCCTAAGCGCCGAGTTCGGGACCTTTGCAATACCTGAAAAGGCGGCGGCAGTGCTGGTCTGGCTGAAAACCCACGGTCCGGATGTGGCAGCGGCGACCGGGCCGCATGCTGAGCAAATCTGCCAGGTCATTACGGCACTCAAAACACATCATCCGCAGGTGTTGCTGGATGGAAGTTACACACAGGCGCATGCCGAAATGGGCTTGCTGCTGGGCAACCCGCTTTACGTAAAGTGCTTGCGGGCAATCAGCATCGGTTCGGTCTTTTTTGGGGCCAACACCTACATCGGCAACGGCCCGAATTTCATGGTCAAGGCCATCGCCGATCAGCAGAAGACCCATACCCCCACGTTCCTGGGCTACTTTTTCAAATTCACCCTGCCTTTTATGCTGCCGATGTTGTTAGTGGTTTGGTGGCTCTTTTTCAGGGGCTGAGAGAGCGGAGGAGGATGCGGAAAGGGACCAAACAGGACCTCCTGGAAGTCAGCCCTCCGACCCGGCTCGACCCCTGCGACTTAAGTCCGAAAAGCCAGCACAAAGGCGATTTCCAAGGCCCACAAGCAGCCGCTGCCAAACAGCAGGCGGTGAATGAAACGGTTGGTCCGGCGCATCGCCTCCAGGCCGAGCCGCATGAGCGAGACGTCAATGACCCAGAGCATGCCGGGAGGGCATGGGGCTTTCGGTTCTGATAGCCGCTCATAGCGACTGGCAATATGGCCTTCTGCGGCCAGATGCCGTATGAAAAAGCACTTCCGCCGCTCGGAATAATTGTTGCGCGCGGCCCGGATAACGACCTGCTCGCCGTGTTGCTCGACATAAATCACGTTATCCGGTTCAAACATGAAGAACGGGACGGGCTTTTCAGAGATCGCTTCGATCCGCATAACGAATTAGACTGCTTTGCCGCCAATCAGATTCATGGATGCACTCTGACACGACATCTGGTGGTCAAGCAACTAAAAGATGCGATTTCTTTTAAAAAAAGGCGCTGTCGCTCGCTCAAGCAGACCGACTGTTCCAACCACGGCCAGCCACGGCCAGTCCGCATTGAATTGCGGCATTGCGCCCGGCGCGGTCGTCCATTAACATGGCGTCGGCTTTTATTTCACGCGTCACTCGGTCAACGCATTGGTGTGACCTCGTGTGCGCGAATCCGAGTCTCCATTGTATGTCGCCGGACCGCTTCCAACTAATTGACCGGCGTGAAAATTCTCTGGTGCGCGAAATCATAAAAGCAAAACTCCCGGAGCCGGGCGGCGTGTCAAGATGGACCGCAGAGGGCAAGCTCGTGCATCCCGTGATGCCCCACAATATTCCCTTTGTCATGCTGGGCACTTTCATCCTGGCCTTCGGATGGTTCGGATTCAATCCCGGCTCAAGCCTTGCAGGAACCGACCTGCGCATCGCGGTCGTGGCTGTCAACACGATGCTCGCCTCCGCCACCGGCGCTCTGGCTGCCACACTATGGATGTGGTGGGTGCGGACGAAAAAGCCTGACCCTTCCATGATGTGCAACGGCATGCTCGCCGGCCTGGTGGCCATCACCTGCCCTTGCGCGTTCGTCAGCGCGGGCGGCGCCTCTATCCTTGGCGCTATTGCAGGCGTCCTCGTCGTTGAATCTGTGTTCTTCTTCGATAAGATAGGCATCGATGATTGCGTTGGTGCTATCTCCGTCCACGGTGTCAACGGCGCTTGGGGCTGTCTGTCGCTGGGCTTGTTCGCCGATGGAACCTACGGTTCAGCCAACGGCTCATTTCAGGTTCGCCAGTTCTCGCTCACGACCGCTTGCCGACGACGCTCTTGTTCAAACTCGGTCAGGGTTGCGACGTCCGTTTGCGTGGCCTGCTTTCTCAGCCAATTGAAATGATGTTTCCAATCTGGCCTGCGCTCAGGGCCTGGCTGCGTTCGTGTGATATACCCGATCGCTCTGCCGTTGCGACTGCAGTTCAAAACTTTCCCCGCGCTCGACGGCATCGACGTCTTCCCGTTCAAGTCACGTATGGTCAGCAAATTCATGTCAGACATGATAAGCCCGATAAACGGTTTTTTGGCCAATGATTATTCTCCATGCTTACGCTGGACAAAGGCGTGCTCGCCGACCGGAAAAAAGAAGGAACACTTACTTGAATCCGAAATAGCCACTTCGCCGGTTATTCGGTTATTCTGAAGCGGTCAATTCCCTCTCGATTTGTTCCAGGGTCCGGCCTTTGGTCTCGGGCAATCTGGCCAGAATGAAAAAGAAGCCGGCGACACAAATGCCGGCGTAGAGCCAGAACGTGCCGGAGGGGCCTAACGAGGCCTTCAGCAGCGGAAAGGAATAAGTGAGCAAGAAGCAGGCTACCCAAAGGGAAGTGACAGCAACGGACATCGCGGCGCCCCGGATGCGGTTGGGGAAAATCTCCGAGATGACGACCCAGGTAACGGGGGCCAGCGACATGGCATAGCAGCCGATGGCCGCCAGGACCAGCAAGAGCATTGGAACCCCTTGGACTCCGCTGTGGTAGCAAAAGCCAAGGGCGATATAGATGACCGCAAGCCCCGCAGCCCCGATGAGCATCAGCACGCGGCGTCCACTGCGATCGACGAAGCCCAAAGCGACAAAGGTGAACACGAGGTTTACCGAGCCGGTCCAGGCGATGTTCTTCAGCACATGGGATATATCGTAGCCGGCCGCCTGGAAGATTTCTTGAGCGTAATTAAAAATCACATTGATACCGCACCACTGCTGAAAGACGGCAAGACCGGCACCCAGGAGGAGCACCTTGAGCACGCCAGATTCCAGAAGGTCTCGAAAACGCACGTGGCCGATTTCGCCTTGGGCGAGCGTATTCTGCACGTCGGCGACCTCGGCCTGGGCATAGGCCTCGCCACCGATGCGGGCGAGTATCCGTTTAGCCAGGTCGCTGCGCCCGTTCTTTACCAGCCACCGGGGGCTCTCGGGCACAAAGAGCATTCCGGCGAAGAACAGCAAAGAGGGAATGGCTGTGACTCCAAACATCCAGCGCCAGCACGTCTGGCCGTACCAGGAGATGAGGATGTACTCCTTGGTGGCGCCGGTCGGCAGGTGGCGGCCAAGAAACCAGTTGACGAATTGCGCCAACAAGATGCCAACCACAATCGTCAGTTGGTTGAGTG is part of the Verrucomicrobiia bacterium genome and encodes:
- a CDS encoding sodium:proton antiporter, with the translated sequence MESLPINPPLAMAIPFGILLGAIALGPLWFADWWGRHYGKVSLALAAIVVGIYVTVFRGAGEVWQTARDYISFICLIGSLFVISGGIHINVKGEATPLVNVFFLLIGALVANALGTTGASMLLVRPWLRMNKYRLTAHHVVFFIFIVSNVGGSLSPVGDPPLFLGYLKGVPFGWVGSQCWPMWATGVGILLAMFFVRDTANFRRAPARVREEETAHEQWRFLGLSNALFLGLVIGAVFIKRPPFLREALMAAAAAGSYFTTRKSVHDSNDFNFHPIKEVALLFAGIFGTMIPALDWLQGHAGQLVQPTSGLFYWGSGTLSSVLDNAPTYLSFLSAEFGTFAIPEKAAAVLVWLKTHGPDVAAATGPHAEQICQVITALKTHHPQVLLDGSYTQAHAEMGLLLGNPLYVKCLRAISIGSVFFGANTYIGNGPNFMVKAIADQQKTHTPTFLGYFFKFTLPFMLPMLLVVWWLFFRG
- a CDS encoding sugar porter family MFS transporter codes for the protein MTVAAKSQKVEEPATSGHPGYVWFISAVAALGGLLFGYDWVVIGGAKQFFEIYFHLNQASQSGWANSCALLGCLLGALLAGASSDRFGRKRLLLFSAVLFALTSVGNALAPTFTVFVIWRILGGVAIGLASNLSPMYIAEAAPARLRGRLVSLNQLTIVVGILLAQFVNWFLGRHLPTGATKEYILISWYGQTCWRWMFGVTAIPSLLFFAGMLFVPESPRWLVKNGRSDLAKRILARIGGEAYAQAEVADVQNTLAQGEIGHVRFRDLLESGVLKVLLLGAGLAVFQQWCGINVIFNYAQEIFQAAGYDISHVLKNIAWTGSVNLVFTFVALGFVDRSGRRVLMLIGAAGLAVIYIALGFCYHSGVQGVPMLLLVLAAIGCYAMSLAPVTWVVISEIFPNRIRGAAMSVAVTSLWVACFLLTYSFPLLKASLGPSGTFWLYAGICVAGFFFILARLPETKGRTLEQIERELTASE